GAAATAAGAATATCCGTTTTGAAATGCGTGTTTGCAGGCATATCAGCAAACACACCAGTTACTTTGCTTGGTTTCCTTTTATTTAATTTGACAATTTTACCAACCGGATTTTCATTTCCAAACAATTTTTTAGCCACAGAAGCGGAAAGTGTAATTGTATTTGGTTCTGTTAAAGCTGTTTTTGCATTGCCGTTAAGCAGAGGATATGAAAAAACGGAGAAAAAGGAAGCACTTCCAAGATAAACCTTTTCAACCTTGAAACTGCGATCTCCATAATCCAGGATTGTTGCACCACGGCCCACCAACTTAACATAATCCTCAACCTCCGGATATGCTTCTTTAAATGAATTTCCCACAGCAAATGCCCCGGCAGCCCATTCCGTACTAAGTTTTCCTTCATTATACCGATCCTGACGGACACGATAAATCTGGTCGCCGTTTGCGTGGAAATTGTCAAAACTTAACTCAAATGCAACATATTGTAAAATAAGAATGCAGGCAGCAATGCCAAGCGCAAGCCCGACAATGTTAATTGCTGAAAAGGCTTTATTGCGCACAATATTCCTCCATGCGATTTTAAAATAACTTTTTATCATGGCTGTCTGGTTTTATGGTAATCGTAAACTGGTATTCAAAAGGAATTTATTTTATTCACTTTTCAGCGATTTTACCGGATTTGTCAGCGCCGCCTTAATGCTCTGAAAACTGATTGTCAGCAATGCAATTCCCGCTGATAAAATGCCGGCACCAATAAATATCCAGACCGAAATTTGAGTATGATAAGCGAAATTCTCCAGCCACTTATACATCCCGTACCACGCAATCGGAGACGCAATGATGATGGCAATGAAAACCAGTTTCAGGAAGTCGCCGGAAAGTAGGATTACCAGGTTTGAAACCGATGCTCCAAGTACTTTTCTGACGCCGATTTCTTTCACACGCAGTTCAGCCATAAAAATGGATAATCCTAAAAGTCCCAGACAGGAAATGAAAATAGCGATTCCGGCAAAAATTCCGAAGAGTACTTGCTGGGTTTGCTCCCGCGCATAAAGATTTCCAAAACGCTCATCCAGAAACTGATAGGTGAAAGGTTTATCCGGAAATCTGCTCTCCCAGACTTTTTGAATATGCGCCAGCGATCCTTTAATATCAGCACCTGAAATCTGTACCGACAGCCATCTCAAATTATTTCCCTGCATAAACATTACCACAGGCGCTACTTTTTGGTGTAATGATTCAAAGTGGTAATCCTTGGTGACGCCAATAATCTGTCCGCGAACATGACCATATCCAAACTGATTTCCAATTGCATCTTTCGGGTTTTTCCAGCCAAGAAGTCGTGCTGCGGTTTGGTTTAAAATAAAACCTTCCGTTTTATCTGTTCCGAATTGTCTTGAAAAATTTCGTCCTGCCGCCATCTCAATTTGATACGTAGGAATAAAATCTTCGTTTACACTCAGTGATTTTATATTGATGTCAGTAGGCGTGAGGGAATCACCTTTCATGACGTAAGCCTCCCATGAATCCAACAGACGGTTAGAAGGAATTCTGGAAGAACGGCCTGTTTCAACTATGCTGCTGTTTTGCTTTAATTCCTGACTGATTGCTTCAAAATTGGTCGTAGAATCAGAAGGTGGTGATAGCAGAACAACCTGATCTTTTGAATAGCCAAGTTTATAATTCTGAACATATTTCATCTGACTATAAACTACTGCCGTGCTGATAATGAGCACAACGGCAATCGCAAATTGTACCACCACTAGCGTCTGACGTAATTTTCCATTTTTTAAAGCCGAAGCAATTTTACCTTTAAGCACACTGGTTGGCTGAAAAGAAGTAAGGAAAAAAGCCGGATAACTTCCTGCCACAAGTCCGGTGAAAAGCGTTATCGAAATAACAATGGCAATAAATGAAGGATTGACAAGAGAAGAAAGATTCAGCTGCTTTTGTGTAAATTCATTCAACAGCGGCAAGCAAAATGCAACCAGAATAATGGCAATCAAAAGTGAAATACTAACGAGTAAAATCGACTCGCTAAGAAACTGGTTGACAAGCTGACTGCGCATCGCTCCCACAACTTTTCGCATCCCAACCTCCTTCGCTCTTTTTGCAGAACGGGCAGTCGCCAGATTCATATAATTGATACAGGCAATAAAAAGAATGAAAATAGCAATGGCCGAAAATAAATATACATATTGAATATCTCCATTAGATTCCATCTCGGAATCAAGATGAGAATGCAGGTGAATATCAGTCAGTTTTGTCAGATTCAGGACTGAATAAGACGAAGCGTTAGAGTCAATATGTTTGTTTTGAAATGCCGGAAATGCTTTGACCAGTTTTTCAGGATTGTAGTTTTTTGGTAACAGAAGAAACGTTGCAAATGAATTATTACCCCAATTTTGACGCAGGTTTTCTGCTCCGTAAATACGATTATCATTAAGGGTTGAAAAAGAAATAAGGAAATTTGGATGGAAACTTGATTGTGCTGGTAAAGGTTCATAAACACCGGTTACGGTATAATCAAACTGATTGTCAAACCGTACTGTTTTGCCAATCGGATTTTCCTTTCCAAAATACTTTTCTGCCATTGGCCTTGAAAACATGATTGAAAATGGATTAACCAAAGCCTTGTCTGCATTTCCCTGTAAAATATTGAATGTAAATACCTTAAATATATTTTCTTCGGCCGCATACATGTGTTCCTCATTGAAAATGTGCTCGCCATAACGAACCATTCCGCCCGTTTCAAGCATACGGACAACTTGTTCTGTTTCTGGGAAATCCTGATGGATTAGCGGGCCAAAAGGAGGAGCGGCGTGCCCAAGTCTGAGCGATTCTGTTCCATTTTTTGAAAGGAATGTTCTGGATAGACGATAAATTCTGTCAGCATTTACATTGTGCCGATCGTAACTAAGTTCATCTTTTACATACAAGGTCAGCAGCAGAAAACAGGCAAGACCTATCGCGACGCCAATGATATTTATAAAACTGAAAGACTTGTGTTTAACAAGATTTCTGAACGCAATTTTGAAATAATTTTTAATCATGGCTAACGGATCATTTAGGTTGCACCTTCGGTGAGTTTAATAATTGTATGCCAGTTTGATAATCAGATAGTTGTATTTCATTTTAAAGTAAATATGTTCAAAAACGGACGTTTCTGTCCAGTAGCGAACAGCAATTATTTGATTTTATTAACATATAATGTTTAGTTATCAAAAACCTGAAAACCGATAACTGACCGCCAAAGTCTACTAAATATTATAATTATTTTTCGCATAATTCCCTGGCGTTTGTCCTGTCATATTTTTGAAAATTCTTGAAAAATAGGAAAGACTTTCAAAACCTGTTTCACTCGCAATCTGGCTTAGCGAAAGATCGGTTGTCAATATCAGAAACTGGGCTTTTTCAATTCTTTTTTGTTGGATGTAAGGTAAGGGCCTTGCACCGGTATGATCCTGAAAAATTCTTGAAAAGTAGTCTGGATTTTGCCTGGCTTTTTCTGCGAGATCTTTAACGGTTAGATTTTCTCCAAGATTCGTATTGATGTAGTTAATCGTTTCCAAAACCTTGGATGGAATTACTTTGCTATCTGAAATATTGTAATATTCCGGAGTCAGAAACCGTGACAAAAGTTGAAGTAAAATCCCTTTTGTTTCCAAAAAAGCTGAAATGGGAAGATCATTATTCAGCGCTTGTGAATGCTGAATGACAGGTTGTTTTTGATAATCTTTTGGATTGTAAGATCGTTTCAAATCCCTGTCAGGATTTAATTTTAAAATTTTTTTTAAATGTTCAAGATCGGATGGACCAGCCGGGATTTTTATAATATTCTTATGTGAAGAAAACAGAGAAGTCCCATCAGGCGCTTCTTCGAGAAAGTGAATATAGTACTGGCTGAGATATTCCGGACATTGATAGTTGCAGAGTGTAAAACTGGGAACGAGATATAAAAAATCCTTTTCCAGAATAATTGTTTTGCCCGCCTGATAGAGCTTTCCGAAGCCGTCATCGATAAAATAAAGTCTGTAAAACGGGCTGATCACATTCCGGTAATTCCAGCTTTTGTTCAACTTGACATAATCAACGTTTAATAACGAAAACGTTGATCTGGAAATGGAATGGTTCTTCATGGTCAGCTAATTAGCTATTAATTATTACAAATTAATTCATAAAAGTCGGATTTGTGAAAAATTACAGCTGTTTTGTATAATTTTTACATTTTATTAAATTATACTTTTGTGGTGGCCTGAATCCTGATCTTAATTCATATGCGTTTTTTCCTGACTATCGTCTTCGTTTTTAGTCTTTTCTGCATGTTTTCATGCGGACCGGATCTTCCTGATGATGTGAAAATCGCTTATGATGGACTGCCTGATAAACTGGACTATAACCAAAATGTAAAACCCATTTTGTCTGACAAATGTTTTGCATGCCACGGACCGGATAAAGCAAAGCAAAAAGCAGGTTTGCGGCTTGATTTAAAAGAAGCGGCGTATGGAGAACTTCCCAAAAATCCGGGAAAGGTGGCGATAAATCCGGGTGATCTGGCTGGCAGTGAATTCTTTAAAAGGATTATGTCGGCTGACCCTGACTATATGATGCCAACCCGTGAATCTCATTTGAGTTTAAATGCAAAGGAGAAAGCGATTCTGATTAAATGGATAAAAGATGGCGCTGAATACAAACCGCATTGGGCTTTTGTGAAGCCGGAGAAACAGGAATTACCGGAAATCAAAAATACCGAATGGGTTAAAAATCCGATAGATCATTTTATTCTTGCCAAACTTGAACAGGAAAAATTAAGTCCTTCAAAGGAAGCGGGGAAGGAGTTGTTATTAAGAAGATTGTCGCTTGATTTGACGGGACTGCCACCGACGCTGGATGAAATTGATATTTTCCTGAAAGATAATTCTCCAAACGCATATGAAAAACAAGTCGACCGGTTATTAAAATCGCCTCATTACGGAGAAAAAATGGCGGTTGACTGGCTCGATCTTGCCCGTTTTGCAGATTCTCACGGTTACACGGTTGACAGACTCCGGGACATGTCGCCTTACCGTGATTGGGTTATTAATGCGTTCAATAAAAATATGCATTACGATCAGTTTGTGCAGTGGCAATTGGCCGGAGACCTGATGCCGAAGCCTTCAAAAGACATGATTATTGCTACGGCATTCAACCGCAATCATCAGCAAAATATGGAAGGAGGAATTGTAGAGCAGGAATTCCAAACAGAATATGTCATTGATCGTACCAATACTTTTGGTGATGCCATGCTGGGAATTTCAGTTGGCTGTGCCAAATGTCACGATCATAAATATGATCCGATTTCACAGAAGAATTATTATCAGCTTTTTAGCTTTTTTAATAATGTAAAAGAAGCAGGCCAGATTTCCTGGGATGATGCCTTACCAACACCAACGTTAATGCTGCCAACAGATCAGCAGGAAAAAATGCTGAGGTTTATTGAATCAAAGATTACATCACAGGAAAAAGCGGTGGAAGCTGCGAAAAGTGCTTCACACCAGGATTTTGAAAAATGGATTTCGGATGGAAAATATAAAAATCTGAAAGATGAAAAAATGCCAAAATCAGGTTTGCAGGCTTACTATTCTTTTGAAAAAAGCAGTTTGAAAAACGGCATAAATCCGAAACAAACAGGTATCATGAAAAGGGAATCCGGACAAACCGGAGACGC
The nucleotide sequence above comes from Dyadobacter subterraneus. Encoded proteins:
- a CDS encoding ABC transporter permease; this translates as MIKNYFKIAFRNLVKHKSFSFINIIGVAIGLACFLLLTLYVKDELSYDRHNVNADRIYRLSRTFLSKNGTESLRLGHAAPPFGPLIHQDFPETEQVVRMLETGGMVRYGEHIFNEEHMYAAEENIFKVFTFNILQGNADKALVNPFSIMFSRPMAEKYFGKENPIGKTVRFDNQFDYTVTGVYEPLPAQSSFHPNFLISFSTLNDNRIYGAENLRQNWGNNSFATFLLLPKNYNPEKLVKAFPAFQNKHIDSNASSYSVLNLTKLTDIHLHSHLDSEMESNGDIQYVYLFSAIAIFILFIACINYMNLATARSAKRAKEVGMRKVVGAMRSQLVNQFLSESILLVSISLLIAIILVAFCLPLLNEFTQKQLNLSSLVNPSFIAIVISITLFTGLVAGSYPAFFLTSFQPTSVLKGKIASALKNGKLRQTLVVVQFAIAVVLIISTAVVYSQMKYVQNYKLGYSKDQVVLLSPPSDSTTNFEAISQELKQNSSIVETGRSSRIPSNRLLDSWEAYVMKGDSLTPTDINIKSLSVNEDFIPTYQIEMAAGRNFSRQFGTDKTEGFILNQTAARLLGWKNPKDAIGNQFGYGHVRGQIIGVTKDYHFESLHQKVAPVVMFMQGNNLRWLSVQISGADIKGSLAHIQKVWESRFPDKPFTYQFLDERFGNLYAREQTQQVLFGIFAGIAIFISCLGLLGLSIFMAELRVKEIGVRKVLGASVSNLVILLSGDFLKLVFIAIIIASPIAWYGMYKWLENFAYHTQISVWIFIGAGILSAGIALLTISFQSIKAALTNPVKSLKSE
- a CDS encoding helix-turn-helix domain-containing protein, with translation MKNHSISRSTFSLLNVDYVKLNKSWNYRNVISPFYRLYFIDDGFGKLYQAGKTIILEKDFLYLVPSFTLCNYQCPEYLSQYYIHFLEEAPDGTSLFSSHKNIIKIPAGPSDLEHLKKILKLNPDRDLKRSYNPKDYQKQPVIQHSQALNNDLPISAFLETKGILLQLLSRFLTPEYYNISDSKVIPSKVLETINYINTNLGENLTVKDLAEKARQNPDYFSRIFQDHTGARPLPYIQQKRIEKAQFLILTTDLSLSQIASETGFESLSYFSRIFKNMTGQTPGNYAKNNYNI